Proteins from a genomic interval of Rhodothermus marinus:
- a CDS encoding flagellar hook assembly protein FlgD, whose protein sequence is MPSLIAPIDEIRQQALQSTPSAPAPPSQELDKEAFLRLLVTQLRYQDPINPLDSREFAAQLAQFSTVEQLIGINETLAAQSDAYAALAQGIHNSVAAGLVGKIIEAEGDRLTWGGEEPVPFRIELGDAAQQVSIQIRNEAGEVVRTIFLGPRAAGEHAVEWDGKNDAGEALPAGTYTIEVLATDADGDPVAARSFVRGRVTRVTFGPEGILLWIGDRSVPMQSVRGVESE, encoded by the coding sequence ATGCCGTCCCTGATCGCTCCCATTGACGAAATCCGCCAGCAGGCGCTGCAGAGCACGCCCAGTGCGCCCGCACCGCCATCGCAGGAGCTGGACAAAGAAGCCTTCCTGCGACTGCTGGTGACCCAGCTGCGCTATCAGGACCCCATCAACCCGCTGGACAGCCGCGAATTTGCCGCACAGCTGGCTCAGTTTTCCACCGTCGAACAGCTGATCGGCATCAACGAGACGCTGGCGGCCCAGTCCGACGCCTACGCCGCGCTGGCCCAGGGCATCCACAACAGCGTAGCGGCCGGGCTGGTGGGCAAGATCATCGAAGCCGAAGGCGATCGGCTTACCTGGGGGGGCGAAGAACCTGTCCCCTTCCGGATCGAACTGGGCGACGCCGCCCAACAGGTCAGCATCCAGATTCGCAACGAGGCCGGCGAGGTGGTACGGACGATCTTCCTGGGCCCCAGGGCCGCGGGTGAACATGCCGTGGAATGGGACGGAAAAAACGATGCGGGCGAGGCGCTTCCCGCCGGCACTTACACGATCGAGGTGCTTGCCACCGATGCCGATGGCGATCCGGTAGCGGCCCGCTCCTTCGTGCGCGGACGCGTCACCCGCGTGACGTTCGGCCCCGAGGGCATTCTGCTCTGGATCGGTGACCGCTCGGTGCCCATGCAGTCCGTCCGGGGCGTGGAATCCGAATAG
- a CDS encoding FliI/YscN family ATPase: MFNGSPSNSFVAHCLEQVRRHPLRPLHFGKVQSVVGLLIEASELPAAVGELCYIHEGQEPGARRIKAEVVGLRGNTTILMPLEETRGLRAGYLVEPSALPLTIRVGEAMLGRVVDANARPIDGKGPLTVTDEQPVRNDPPPPLSRRMIDTPLFTGIRAIDTFLTLGRGQRIGIFAGSGVGKSTLLGMIARRARADVNVIALIGERGREVQEFIADNLGPEGLKRSVVVAVTGDQAAMSRVKGASVAMAIAEYFRDRGLDVLLMMDSITRVAMAQREIGLAVGEPPTTRGYTPSVFAMLPRLLERAGPGARGTITGIFTVLVDADDMNDPIGDAVRGILDGHIVLSRRLAHANHFPAIDVLQSVSRVMPRVTTAEHRALVEEARRLLATYQEAEDLIRVGAYEMGTRPEIDRAILAHAALMAFLRQGVDEVADDPVAQLADMLRSLPARAS; this comes from the coding sequence ATGTTTAACGGATCCCCCTCCAACTCGTTCGTCGCGCACTGTCTGGAGCAGGTGCGCCGCCATCCGCTGCGCCCGCTCCACTTCGGTAAGGTGCAGAGCGTCGTCGGGCTGCTCATCGAGGCGTCCGAGCTGCCGGCGGCCGTCGGCGAACTCTGCTATATCCACGAAGGACAGGAGCCCGGCGCCCGGCGCATCAAGGCCGAAGTGGTGGGCCTGCGCGGCAACACCACGATCCTGATGCCGCTCGAAGAGACCCGCGGCCTGCGTGCCGGCTATCTGGTCGAACCCTCCGCCCTGCCATTGACAATTCGCGTCGGCGAGGCCATGCTGGGGCGTGTGGTGGATGCCAACGCCCGCCCCATCGACGGCAAAGGACCGCTGACGGTCACCGACGAGCAGCCCGTACGCAACGATCCGCCCCCGCCTCTGTCGCGGCGCATGATCGACACGCCGCTGTTTACCGGCATCCGCGCCATCGACACCTTCCTGACGCTCGGACGCGGCCAGCGCATCGGTATTTTCGCCGGCTCCGGTGTCGGCAAAAGTACGCTGCTGGGCATGATCGCCCGCCGTGCCCGTGCCGATGTGAACGTCATCGCTCTGATCGGCGAGCGCGGCCGCGAGGTGCAGGAATTCATTGCCGACAACCTGGGTCCGGAAGGGCTCAAGCGCTCGGTCGTCGTGGCCGTCACCGGCGATCAGGCGGCCATGAGTCGCGTCAAAGGCGCCAGTGTGGCCATGGCCATCGCGGAGTATTTCCGGGATCGCGGCCTGGACGTGCTGCTGATGATGGATTCGATCACGCGCGTGGCCATGGCCCAGCGCGAGATCGGCCTGGCAGTCGGCGAGCCGCCCACCACGCGCGGCTACACACCCAGCGTCTTTGCCATGCTCCCCCGGCTGCTGGAGCGGGCCGGTCCCGGCGCACGCGGTACGATCACGGGCATTTTTACGGTGCTCGTCGATGCCGACGACATGAACGACCCGATCGGCGACGCAGTACGCGGCATTCTCGACGGCCATATCGTGCTTTCCCGGCGCCTGGCTCACGCCAACCATTTCCCGGCCATCGATGTGCTGCAGAGCGTCAGCCGCGTCATGCCCCGCGTCACGACGGCCGAGCACCGCGCGCTGGTCGAAGAAGCCCGCCGTCTGCTGGCCACCTATCAGGAAGCGGAAGACCTGATCCGCGTCGGTGCCTACGAGATGGGCACGCGGCCCGAAATCGACCGGGCCATCCTGGCCCACGCAGCGCTCATGGCTTTCCTGCGCCAGGGCGTCGACGAAGTTGCCGACGACCCGGTCGCGCAACTGGCCGACATGCTGCGCAGCCTGCCCGCCCGCGCTTCGTGA
- a CDS encoding TIGR02530 family flagellar biosynthesis protein: MKVQELAARVQPVPGTSTSPTQAPRTHDPPRSSFAEVLRQVQAPDEGVRLSAHARQRIAQRGIAFDDLLARQLTEAVQELSAKGAREALVLHPEAAFIVSVTNRTVVTALDRQEMQQRIFTQIDSAYIL; the protein is encoded by the coding sequence ATGAAGGTACAGGAACTGGCCGCGCGCGTGCAGCCTGTGCCGGGCACGTCGACGTCGCCCACGCAGGCGCCGCGCACGCACGATCCGCCGCGCTCCTCGTTTGCCGAAGTGCTGCGCCAGGTGCAGGCGCCCGATGAAGGCGTGCGTCTCTCGGCCCACGCGCGCCAGCGCATCGCCCAGCGCGGCATCGCCTTCGATGACCTGCTGGCCCGACAGCTCACCGAGGCCGTGCAGGAGCTGTCGGCTAAAGGTGCGCGCGAAGCGCTGGTGCTGCACCCTGAGGCAGCCTTCATCGTCAGCGTCACGAACCGCACCGTGGTGACGGCCCTCGACCGCCAGGAAATGCAGCAACGGATTTTCACCCAGATTGACAGTGCCTACATCCTGTAA
- the fliJ gene encoding flagellar export protein FliJ, which yields MQGKKFRFSLQSVLRLRQHQTEQAVEALIRLQQERQKLEEAIEAARQKLEQLHQELAARQSAVDPAQLRRQEAYWLKARRQLRQLEQQLARLQQQEAEARALVLERRQAEESLERLRERQYARHLEAEAAAERAWIDEQATGAYVRKLQQRAS from the coding sequence ATGCAAGGCAAGAAATTCCGCTTTTCGTTGCAAAGTGTGCTGCGCCTGCGGCAGCATCAGACCGAACAGGCCGTAGAGGCGCTGATCCGCCTCCAGCAGGAACGCCAGAAACTGGAAGAAGCAATTGAAGCAGCCCGGCAGAAGCTGGAGCAACTGCACCAGGAACTTGCGGCGCGGCAATCGGCCGTCGATCCGGCTCAGCTTCGCCGCCAGGAAGCCTACTGGTTGAAAGCCCGGCGCCAGCTTCGCCAGCTGGAGCAGCAACTGGCCCGGCTCCAGCAGCAGGAAGCCGAAGCCCGTGCGCTGGTACTGGAACGCCGGCAGGCGGAGGAATCGCTTGAACGCCTGCGCGAGCGGCAATATGCCCGCCATCTGGAAGCCGAAGCCGCCGCCGAGCGCGCCTGGATCGACGAGCAGGCGACCGGAGCCTACGTCCGTAAGCTGCAGCAGCGTGCGTCATGA